The genomic region TCCTGTTAATGCCCGTATCAGCCTGATCACACTGGCATCCGATCCTGAACTATACAATCAGTTCGCCGCACCGATGCTGGCAGATTTACGCGAAGTGATGCAGGAAGAGACGGCAGAGTTTCTTGAAAAACTGAGGAGCGAGGCAGGGTACCCGATTGCGCAAACCTTCATTACTTACGGGGAGTTAAGCGAGCATATTCTTGATGTTTGCCGCAAACACGACGTGGATCTGGTGGTTTGCGGCAATCATAATCACAGTTTTTTTTCGCGAGCTTCCTGTTCAGCGAAAAGCGTGGTCAATTCCAGTCAGGTAGACGTTCTGCTGGTTCCACTTGATGACGCGTAAATGCGCACCAGTGCATCAGGCCAACTTTGGAAACGTCGCGACTTTAGTCTGCTGCTGGCTTTCCGCGCTTCGCGGCGTTATCGTCTTTAGATCGCTAATGAAACGCTCCTGCCAGCAATTGATGTCATTTTTAACGATCACCTCCAGCATTTCGGCATGACGCGAAATGCGTTCAGCCAGCGGCATGGTCAACGCGCGATTGAGTGCGGTAGCCACTTCGTCGCGATCGTAAGGATTGACGATCAGCGCGGACGTCAGCTCATTGGCTGCCCCAGCAAATTGCGACAGCACCAGAACGCCGGGGTTAGCCGGGTCTTGCGCCGCGACGAATTCCTTCGCCACCAGATTC from Citrobacter sp. RHB25-C09 harbors:
- the uspC gene encoding universal stress protein UspC, which translates into the protein MSYTHILVAVSVTPESQRLLAKAVSIARPVNARISLITLASDPELYNQFAAPMLADLREVMQEETAEFLEKLRSEAGYPIAQTFITYGELSEHILDVCRKHDVDLVVCGNHNHSFFSRASCSAKSVVNSSQVDVLLVPLDDA